In a single window of the uncultured Dysgonomonas sp. genome:
- a CDS encoding DUF6056 family protein yields MNIQSNTFERVLTSVKGLYVKTEGVIDRIGDNKLKRSLLWILTVFLCFSSILFLNILTPLISDDFAYLFIYGENVRVASVGDIVRSQINHYYQWGGRSVAHFIAQVLLLLPAYFADLLNTLVYLGYVFLIYFHITGRGKGSLSLFIFINIAIWFMQPVFGDTVLWLTGSANYLWCTFLILLFLIPYRFYKGNRLNITGQILAPTGLFLLGIIAGWTNENTAGAMILIVVFFFIYYRSYTWKIPGWAIAGLLGAIIGYAVMILAPGNFERAGESAFGLPVIAYRLFNCTLTFFFYSGTLILSCLVIYILYYRFPVGERKDKLKLSIIYSIAAIAAVYAMLFSPTFPRRALFGVVTFLIIGAGILYYNLDFSQKFLRQIRLSIIAIGFISFIFTFYLAAKDINIFRNIMKEREVRIELAKRQGAAFCEFERYEGSTYIHGEDPFSEELMTRHYGIKIRLKGRD; encoded by the coding sequence ATGAATATACAATCAAATACATTTGAACGTGTCCTTACTTCGGTAAAAGGTCTGTATGTTAAGACAGAAGGTGTAATCGATAGGATAGGCGATAATAAACTGAAACGGTCACTCCTTTGGATTCTGACGGTTTTCTTATGCTTTTCGTCCATACTCTTTCTGAATATACTTACCCCGCTTATATCCGATGATTTTGCTTACCTGTTTATCTATGGAGAAAACGTACGTGTTGCGTCTGTCGGAGATATTGTCCGGTCTCAGATCAATCATTATTATCAGTGGGGAGGGCGCAGTGTTGCTCATTTTATAGCGCAGGTTTTGTTACTGCTACCAGCTTATTTTGCAGATTTATTGAATACGTTGGTGTATCTCGGTTATGTTTTTCTTATTTATTTTCATATTACAGGACGAGGTAAGGGGAGTTTATCATTGTTCATATTCATAAATATAGCGATCTGGTTTATGCAACCTGTATTTGGCGATACGGTTTTATGGCTTACGGGTTCGGCTAATTATCTTTGGTGTACGTTCCTTATTCTTTTATTCCTGATTCCATACCGTTTCTATAAGGGGAACAGACTAAATATTACAGGACAGATACTGGCGCCAACGGGGCTTTTTCTTCTTGGCATTATTGCCGGATGGACCAACGAGAATACAGCAGGTGCGATGATTCTTATTGTAGTCTTTTTCTTTATCTATTACAGGTCGTATACATGGAAAATACCGGGTTGGGCTATTGCAGGATTGTTGGGTGCTATTATTGGTTATGCAGTTATGATTCTTGCTCCCGGTAATTTCGAGAGGGCAGGAGAGTCTGCATTTGGCTTGCCTGTTATTGCCTACAGATTGTTCAATTGTACACTTACGTTTTTCTTTTATTCAGGCACATTAATCTTGAGTTGTCTGGTAATATATATACTATACTACCGTTTTCCTGTAGGAGAGAGAAAGGATAAATTGAAACTCAGTATTATCTATTCTATAGCCGCTATAGCTGCGGTATATGCTATGTTGTTTTCACCTACTTTTCCCCGAAGGGCATTATTCGGGGTTGTTACTTTTCTCATTATCGGGGCGGGAATCTTATATTATAATCTCGATTTCAGCCAGAAATTCCTGCGGCAGATACGCCTGTCGATTATAGCAATAGGATTTATCAGCTTTATCTTTACATTCTATCTGGCAGCGAAGGATATTAATATTTTCAGGAATATAATGAAAGAAAGGGAGGTTAGGATAGAGTTGGCTAAACGGCAAGGTGCTGCCTTCTGTGAATTTGAACGATATGAGGGTAGTACATATATTCATGGCGAAGATCCATTTTCGGAAGAGCTAATGACACGCCATTATGGAATAAAGATCAGATTGAAAGGACGCGATTAG
- a CDS encoding Gfo/Idh/MocA family oxidoreductase yields MDKIKWGIIGAGDVCEKKSGPALYKIEHSELVAVMRRDEAKVKDFAVRHGVGKYYTDAEQLINDPDVNMIYVATPPASHKEYAIKSLKAGKPVYVEKPMAMNYTECMEMVDAAKNAKQNLFVAYYRRALPYFLKVKELIDNNKIGKILTAEVKYFRPASKSDMDTLNQTWRVNREIAGDGYFFDLAPHTLDILDFLLGEIEEAKGYTQTLGGYYPVSDTISAIMQFKSGVTGTGQWCFVSSEQARQDTIIINGTEGYIRFNTFDFRPIFLTTAKGTELFETEHPEHIQQPLIQTIVDELRGVGTCPSTGVSGARTSRVMDMITSPS; encoded by the coding sequence ATGGATAAAATAAAATGGGGTATAATTGGTGCGGGTGATGTATGTGAAAAGAAAAGCGGCCCTGCCCTTTACAAAATCGAACATTCTGAACTTGTCGCCGTAATGCGCCGGGATGAAGCCAAAGTAAAAGATTTTGCCGTCCGTCATGGTGTAGGTAAATACTATACGGATGCAGAGCAGTTAATAAATGACCCTGATGTGAACATGATATATGTAGCCACCCCGCCGGCATCGCATAAGGAATACGCCATCAAATCCCTAAAGGCGGGAAAACCTGTTTACGTGGAAAAACCGATGGCAATGAACTATACCGAATGTATGGAAATGGTGGATGCTGCTAAAAATGCAAAACAGAATCTATTCGTTGCTTACTATCGCCGGGCCTTACCCTATTTTCTGAAAGTGAAAGAATTAATAGACAATAACAAGATAGGAAAAATACTAACTGCCGAGGTAAAGTATTTCCGCCCTGCCAGTAAATCAGACATGGATACCCTGAATCAGACATGGCGTGTGAACAGAGAGATTGCAGGAGATGGCTATTTCTTCGATCTGGCCCCGCATACACTCGATATACTCGATTTTCTGTTGGGAGAGATAGAAGAAGCGAAAGGCTATACACAGACTCTAGGTGGCTATTATCCCGTTTCGGACACTATATCGGCGATTATGCAGTTCAAATCGGGAGTCACAGGCACAGGGCAATGGTGCTTCGTTTCATCTGAACAAGCCCGGCAGGATACAATCATTATCAACGGTACTGAAGGATATATCCGCTTCAATACATTCGACTTCCGTCCTATTTTCCTGACTACGGCAAAAGGAACCGAACTGTTCGAAACCGAACATCCCGAACATATCCAGCAACCGCTTATTCAAACCATTGTTGATGAACTGAGGGGTGTAGGAACTTGTCCCTCTACAGGAGTATCAGGTGCAAGGACATCAAGGGTGATGGATATGATAACCAGTCCGTCCTAA
- the radC gene encoding DNA repair protein RadC, whose amino-acid sequence MENKIKLNIKDWAEEDRPREKMLLKGVGALSDAELLGILIGSGNKNETAVELAQRILHSVSNNLNILGKQEIKDLIKNFNGIGEAKAITIAAAMELGKRRKLSEVVVQPQITSSETVYQIFHPVLADLKHEEVWVLLLNRANKVLKKIQVSKGGVTGTVVDIRMIMKEAIDSLASAIVLCHNHPSGNSNPSGDDDNITRRLKDAGQIMDVRLLDHIIVCDHSYYSYMDRGRM is encoded by the coding sequence ATGGAAAACAAGATCAAACTAAATATTAAGGACTGGGCTGAGGAAGACCGGCCTCGGGAAAAGATGCTTCTGAAGGGAGTGGGAGCTCTATCTGATGCTGAACTGCTGGGCATCCTTATTGGTTCGGGGAATAAGAATGAGACAGCAGTCGAACTGGCACAACGCATTCTCCACAGTGTATCCAATAATCTGAATATATTAGGCAAGCAGGAGATAAAAGACCTTATAAAAAACTTCAATGGGATAGGGGAAGCCAAAGCGATAACCATAGCTGCAGCAATGGAACTGGGCAAGCGCAGAAAATTATCGGAGGTTGTTGTACAGCCACAGATAACATCAAGTGAGACGGTCTATCAGATATTTCATCCTGTATTGGCCGATCTGAAACACGAGGAGGTTTGGGTCCTATTGCTCAACCGGGCTAATAAGGTATTGAAGAAGATACAAGTCAGTAAAGGCGGGGTCACCGGTACAGTTGTTGATATCCGTATGATAATGAAAGAAGCGATAGACTCGCTGGCATCGGCTATCGTGCTTTGTCACAATCATCCTTCGGGTAATTCTAATCCGAGTGGCGATGACGATAATATTACCCGCCGGTTGAAGGATGCAGGGCAGATAATGGATGTGAGGCTTCTCGATCATATTATTGTTTGTGATCACTCATACTATAGTTATATGGATAGAGGAAGGATGTAA
- a CDS encoding LrgB family protein, protein MRALFESTEFMLLLVFGSYLFGQWVFKKTKIGLLHPLIISIAIIIAFLEISGISYQTFEKGSEFVSFMLGPSVVALGYVLYEQLAYLKGNVVSILTSVFIGSVVGILSVIILAKLTGADQVLIHSLEPKSVTTPIAMSIAEQSGGNASLTAVIVLFCGIFGSIVGPPILRVLGIKSSVAKGLAMGASAHGVGTAKAMEMGVIEGALSGLAIGLMGVMTALLIPIVHQLFS, encoded by the coding sequence ATGAGAGCATTATTTGAATCTACGGAATTTATGCTCCTCCTTGTTTTCGGGAGCTATCTTTTTGGACAATGGGTATTCAAGAAGACGAAGATAGGATTGCTACATCCACTGATTATATCCATTGCCATTATTATTGCTTTTCTTGAGATATCGGGTATTAGTTATCAGACCTTCGAGAAGGGTAGCGAATTTGTTAGTTTTATGCTGGGGCCTTCAGTGGTAGCATTGGGATATGTATTGTACGAACAACTTGCTTACCTGAAAGGGAATGTCGTATCCATACTTACATCGGTATTCATAGGTAGTGTTGTCGGTATTCTGAGCGTCATCATACTGGCTAAACTTACAGGGGCGGATCAGGTATTGATACATAGCCTCGAACCAAAGTCGGTAACTACGCCTATTGCTATGAGTATAGCTGAGCAATCCGGCGGCAATGCCTCACTTACTGCTGTTATCGTATTGTTTTGTGGTATCTTCGGCAGTATCGTTGGTCCCCCTATACTGCGTGTACTGGGAATAAAAAGCAGTGTTGCGAAAGGACTTGCAATGGGTGCTTCTGCTCATGGTGTTGGTACGGCCAAAGCTATGGAGATGGGAGTAATAGAAGGTGCACTCAGTGGTCTGGCTATTGGATTGATGGGGGTTATGACGGCCCTGCTGATTCCTATTGTGCATCAATTATTCTCCTGA
- a CDS encoding iron-sulfur cluster assembly protein, with the protein MSELLNMEVKIVNMLKTVYDPEIPVNVYDLGLIYEVEVDDDKNVTITMTLTAPNCPAADFILEDVRYKVESIKEVNNVIVNLTFEPQWNKDMLSEEAKLELGFL; encoded by the coding sequence ATGAGCGAATTGTTAAATATGGAAGTGAAAATCGTAAACATGTTGAAAACTGTTTATGATCCCGAAATACCAGTTAATGTATACGATCTTGGCCTTATTTATGAGGTGGAGGTAGATGACGATAAGAATGTAACTATTACAATGACGCTCACTGCGCCTAATTGTCCTGCAGCCGACTTTATATTGGAAGATGTGAGGTATAAGGTAGAGTCTATCAAGGAAGTGAACAATGTTATAGTTAATCTGACATTCGAGCCTCAGTGGAATAAGGATATGCTGAGTGAGGAAGCGAAACTGGAACTAGGGTTTCTATAA
- the efp gene encoding elongation factor P, which yields MATTADIRNGMCIDIDGQYYVIIEFLHVKPGKGAAFVRTKMRSVTTGRVLERTFNAGIKLDEVRIERRPYQYLYQDDMGYNFMNTETFEQISIAGDMIEGVAFLKEGDKVEVQVHAETEAILTAEMPTNVILEVTYTEPGMKGDTATNTLKPATVETGAEVRVPLFINEGDKIKISTKDGAYVERVKA from the coding sequence ATGGCAACAACAGCAGATATAAGAAATGGTATGTGCATCGACATCGACGGACAATACTATGTTATTATTGAATTTCTTCACGTAAAACCGGGTAAAGGAGCAGCTTTTGTCCGTACAAAAATGCGTAGCGTTACTACCGGTCGTGTTCTGGAAAGGACATTCAATGCCGGAATCAAATTGGATGAGGTGCGTATTGAAAGACGTCCTTATCAGTATCTCTATCAGGACGATATGGGATATAATTTCATGAATACCGAGACTTTCGAGCAGATTTCCATTGCAGGAGATATGATTGAAGGAGTGGCGTTTCTGAAAGAAGGTGACAAGGTAGAGGTACAGGTACATGCAGAAACAGAAGCGATACTGACAGCCGAGATGCCGACTAATGTTATCCTTGAAGTAACATATACCGAGCCGGGAATGAAAGGTGATACAGCTACAAACACATTGAAACCCGCAACGGTGGAAACAGGTGCTGAGGTGCGTGTGCCGCTTTTCATCAATGAAGGTGATAAGATCAAAATCAGCACGAAAGATGGTGCGTATGTAGAACGTGTGAAAGCCTGA
- a CDS encoding UDP-2,3-diacylglucosamine diphosphatase translates to MGKKVYFLSDVHLGSAFHKKNVDKHQQMTLPSVKVDDHYFPQHEVERKLCRWLDMVKEDAQTIYLLGDIFDYWFEYRNVVPRGFVRFLGKISELTDKGIEVHFFIGNHDIWVTDYLQKECGMIVHTQPLIRDIHGKKFFLAHGDGLGDNSTSFKLLRGFFHNKFCRKLYAAIHPRWTVGFAQWWSNHNRENDEMPDYFGEDKEHLVLFAKSHLKLAPNINFFVFGHRHIMLDLMLSMQSRVVILGDWIKYFSYGVFDGENFSLEVFEEPEES, encoded by the coding sequence GTGGGGAAAAAGGTCTATTTCTTATCAGATGTACATTTAGGGTCTGCTTTTCACAAAAAGAATGTGGATAAGCATCAGCAGATGACCCTGCCTTCGGTCAAAGTCGATGACCATTATTTTCCACAGCACGAGGTGGAGAGAAAACTCTGCCGATGGCTCGATATGGTCAAAGAAGATGCCCAGACTATTTATCTGCTTGGTGATATATTTGATTACTGGTTCGAATACCGTAATGTAGTACCCCGCGGTTTTGTCCGCTTTCTAGGAAAAATTTCCGAACTGACAGATAAGGGTATCGAGGTGCATTTCTTTATCGGCAATCATGATATATGGGTAACCGATTACTTGCAAAAAGAGTGCGGGATGATAGTCCATACCCAACCCCTGATTAGGGATATTCATGGTAAGAAATTCTTTCTTGCACATGGCGACGGATTAGGAGATAATTCTACTTCATTTAAGCTATTGCGCGGTTTTTTCCATAATAAGTTTTGCCGAAAATTATATGCAGCCATTCATCCGCGGTGGACAGTGGGGTTTGCCCAATGGTGGTCTAATCATAATCGTGAGAATGATGAGATGCCCGATTATTTCGGAGAAGACAAGGAGCATCTGGTGCTCTTTGCGAAAAGTCATCTGAAGTTAGCTCCTAATATCAACTTCTTTGTATTCGGACATCGTCATATTATGCTCGACCTAATGCTCTCTATGCAAAGCCGGGTTGTAATATTGGGTGACTGGATTAAATACTTCTCTTATGGTGTTTTCGATGGAGAGAATTTCTCATTGGAGGTGTTTGAAGAGCCGGAAGAAAGCTGA
- a CDS encoding CidA/LrgA family protein, with protein sequence MKMVKGIFIILLFYFLGQGVSYLINGLVPGNIIGMILLFLSLYFKALKPDYVKDVANAFTRNMAIFFIPAGAGLLGSYGLISKFWMSILIVCSVSTVLVIAVVAVIQQQMEKKRK encoded by the coding sequence ATGAAAATGGTAAAAGGTATCTTTATCATTCTTCTGTTCTATTTTCTCGGACAAGGTGTTAGTTATCTGATAAATGGACTTGTTCCCGGAAATATTATCGGAATGATTTTATTATTCCTCAGTCTCTACTTCAAAGCCCTTAAACCCGACTATGTAAAAGATGTCGCCAATGCCTTTACCCGCAATATGGCTATATTTTTTATACCGGCCGGTGCGGGACTTTTAGGCTCTTACGGACTGATCAGTAAATTCTGGATGTCGATTCTTATCGTATGTTCGGTGAGTACAGTTCTGGTTATTGCCGTAGTGGCGGTTATTCAACAACAAATGGAGAAGAAGAGAAAATGA
- a CDS encoding MFS transporter — translation MEIQIAKPKLWSLSYLNVCIANFLMACSFNLLMPSIPLYITEQMGVAQSKTGIVLASYAIALMFVRPFSGYIVDLYSRKKVLLVAFSCYVLIFFGYFWATTVMLFILVRFLHGITWGLSTVSSSTLAIDVVPTERRAEGIGYYGTFMNVAMAIGPFVAIHIYNNWGFQVLLWCAIAMGTLGIVATAMIKAPARPKVEQSQKLSMDRFFLLKGWPIFLNQLLPCFAWGTIGPFVAQYGKQIGIFNAGIFFLFWAGGIIASRVFAGKLVDRGKIHEVNVSAMAIVAIAFFAFATIHNIYAFCISGLFIGVGFGMMFPALQTLYINLAENSQRGTANSTYLIGFDLGLAIGMLLGGYITGFFSFETLYLVASGLCLFSVLIYWTCSRVVFEKNRLR, via the coding sequence ATGGAAATTCAAATTGCGAAACCGAAACTATGGTCGTTAAGCTATCTGAATGTTTGTATTGCGAACTTCCTGATGGCCTGCTCATTCAATTTACTGATGCCTTCTATCCCTCTTTACATAACAGAGCAGATGGGAGTTGCACAATCTAAAACAGGGATCGTGTTGGCATCGTATGCCATTGCCCTTATGTTTGTACGCCCATTCTCCGGTTATATCGTTGATTTGTATTCCCGGAAGAAAGTTCTTTTAGTAGCCTTTTCCTGCTATGTCCTTATCTTTTTCGGTTACTTCTGGGCTACAACAGTCATGCTGTTTATCCTTGTGCGTTTCCTGCACGGTATTACATGGGGGCTTTCCACTGTATCGTCCAGCACACTGGCGATAGATGTAGTACCAACTGAACGGCGGGCCGAAGGTATAGGCTATTACGGTACTTTTATGAATGTGGCAATGGCTATAGGGCCATTCGTAGCCATACATATATACAATAACTGGGGTTTTCAGGTATTACTTTGGTGTGCTATTGCTATGGGGACATTGGGTATTGTAGCCACTGCGATGATTAAAGCGCCTGCAAGACCTAAGGTGGAGCAGTCTCAAAAGCTTTCTATGGACCGTTTCTTCCTGCTGAAAGGCTGGCCTATATTTCTCAATCAGTTGCTGCCGTGTTTTGCCTGGGGTACAATAGGTCCTTTTGTAGCACAATACGGGAAACAGATAGGCATATTCAACGCCGGTATCTTCTTTCTGTTTTGGGCGGGTGGTATCATCGCATCTCGGGTATTCGCAGGCAAGCTCGTAGACAGGGGTAAGATACATGAGGTAAATGTGTCGGCAATGGCCATTGTGGCTATTGCATTCTTCGCTTTTGCCACTATACACAATATTTATGCATTCTGTATATCGGGGTTGTTTATCGGCGTAGGTTTCGGTATGATGTTTCCGGCTTTGCAAACGCTCTATATTAACCTTGCCGAAAACAGTCAGCGGGGAACAGCCAACTCTACGTATCTTATCGGGTTCGACCTGGGGCTGGCAATAGGCATGTTATTAGGCGGATATATTACAGGCTTCTTTTCATTCGAAACCTTGTATCTCGTTGCTTCCGGGTTATGCCTGTTCAGTGTTCTTATATACTGGACATGCTCGCGAGTTGTGTTCGAAAAGAATAGGTTAAGATAA
- a CDS encoding ABC-F family ATP-binding cassette domain-containing protein translates to MASILQVDGLTKSFGDLVLFREISFGIAEGERIGLIAKNGSGKTTLLNILTGKESYDNGAVVFRRDIRVAYLEQDPVYPENLTVLQACFSSGNEVTDLIAEYEKVINSKDHSNLDNILQKMDVLQAWDYEHRAKQILAQLKITDFEQKISELSGGQLKRVALANVLITEPDLIILDEPTNHLDLDMVEWLEEYLQRSRLSLLMVTHDRYFLDRVCNEIIEIDQQQLYQYKGNYSYYLEKRDERISAQNSEIDRANNLMRKELEWMRRQPQARGTKAKSRIDAFYDLEKKAQQVRDAGNVQLQMKGSYIGNKIFEAQHVYKAFGDIKIVEDFNYVFARYEKLGIVGNNGTGKSTFIKMLMGEVAPDKGNFDIGETVKFGYYSQDGLKFDDQMKVLDVIQNIAEVIDLGNGNRLTASQFLQHFLFPPEKQHNFVYKLSGGEKRRLYLCTVLITNPNFLVLDEPTNDLDIVTLNILEEYLQQFKGCVIVVSHDRYFMDKVVDHLLAFQGNAKIKDFPGNYTEYREWKEIQEAIEKEKEQAAKPKEDKPQIASPKNDDKKKLSFKEKREFEELDVLIPKLEEEKEKLENELSSGTLSTDELLSKSNRISELIDEIDEKTMRWMELSDLL, encoded by the coding sequence ATGGCATCTATTTTACAGGTAGACGGACTCACAAAAAGCTTTGGAGACTTAGTTCTGTTTCGCGAAATATCTTTCGGCATTGCTGAGGGTGAGCGCATAGGGCTTATTGCAAAAAATGGCTCGGGCAAAACTACCTTACTTAATATACTTACAGGTAAAGAATCGTACGACAACGGAGCGGTTGTCTTCCGGCGGGATATACGGGTAGCTTATCTTGAACAAGACCCTGTATATCCCGAAAATCTGACAGTTCTACAGGCCTGTTTTAGTTCCGGCAATGAGGTAACGGATTTAATTGCGGAATACGAGAAAGTAATAAATTCAAAAGACCATTCTAATCTCGATAATATCCTTCAAAAGATGGATGTATTGCAGGCATGGGACTATGAACATAGGGCGAAGCAAATTCTGGCACAACTCAAAATTACGGATTTCGAACAGAAAATCTCCGAATTATCGGGAGGGCAGCTCAAACGGGTAGCTCTTGCAAATGTGCTGATTACCGAACCTGACCTGATTATTCTGGATGAACCAACCAATCACCTCGATTTGGATATGGTGGAATGGCTGGAGGAATATCTTCAACGTTCGCGACTTAGCCTGTTGATGGTTACGCACGACCGTTATTTCCTCGATCGGGTTTGCAACGAGATTATAGAGATAGACCAGCAACAACTTTACCAGTATAAAGGAAATTATTCCTATTATCTCGAAAAAAGGGATGAACGGATCAGTGCGCAGAATTCGGAGATAGACCGTGCCAATAACCTTATGCGCAAGGAACTGGAATGGATGCGCCGCCAGCCGCAGGCACGGGGGACAAAGGCAAAATCGCGAATCGATGCATTCTACGATCTGGAGAAAAAAGCACAACAGGTGCGTGATGCCGGAAATGTACAGTTGCAAATGAAAGGTTCCTATATCGGTAACAAGATATTTGAGGCGCAGCATGTATATAAGGCTTTTGGTGATATCAAAATTGTAGAGGATTTCAATTATGTATTTGCCCGTTACGAAAAACTGGGAATTGTAGGTAATAACGGGACAGGGAAATCTACTTTTATAAAGATGCTGATGGGGGAAGTTGCTCCCGATAAAGGAAACTTCGATATCGGCGAGACGGTGAAATTCGGTTATTACAGCCAGGACGGACTAAAGTTTGATGACCAAATGAAAGTGCTGGACGTGATACAAAATATAGCTGAGGTTATCGATTTAGGTAATGGCAACCGTCTGACAGCATCTCAATTTCTGCAACATTTCTTGTTTCCACCCGAAAAGCAACATAATTTTGTCTATAAACTATCGGGAGGAGAGAAGCGCCGTCTGTATCTGTGTACAGTGCTGATAACCAATCCTAACTTTCTGGTATTGGACGAGCCTACAAATGATCTGGATATCGTTACACTCAATATATTGGAAGAATACCTGCAACAGTTTAAAGGCTGCGTGATAGTGGTTTCGCATGACCGTTATTTTATGGATAAAGTGGTAGACCACCTGCTTGCTTTTCAGGGGAACGCAAAGATAAAAGACTTCCCGGGTAATTATACCGAATACAGGGAGTGGAAAGAGATACAGGAAGCCATTGAGAAGGAAAAAGAACAGGCTGCAAAACCAAAAGAAGATAAACCTCAGATCGCATCACCAAAAAATGATGATAAGAAGAAGCTATCATTCAAGGAGAAGCGGGAATTTGAAGAGCTCGATGTCCTGATTCCGAAACTGGAAGAGGAGAAAGAGAAACTTGAAAATGAGTTGTCGAGCGGTACTCTTTCCACTGACGAATTGCTATCCAAATCGAACCGTATCAGCGAATTGATTGATGAGATAGATGAAAAAACAATGCGCTGGATGGAACTTAGTGACCTCCTCTAA